The proteins below come from a single Bubalus kerabau isolate K-KA32 ecotype Philippines breed swamp buffalo chromosome 19, PCC_UOA_SB_1v2, whole genome shotgun sequence genomic window:
- the PRC1 gene encoding protein regulator of cytokinesis 1 isoform X1, with protein MRRSEVLAEESIVCLQKALNHLREIWELIGIPEDQRLQRTEVVKKHIKDLLDMMIAEEESLKERLIKSIAVCQKELNTLCSELNVEPFHEEGETTILQLEKDLRTQVELRRKQKKERKQELKILQEQDQELCEILCMPHYEIDSTSVPSLEELNQFRQHVATLRETKASRREEFVNIKRQIILCMEELEHTPDTSFERDVVCEDEEAFCLSLENIATLQKLLRQLEVRISQNEAVCEGLRAQIRELWDRLQIPAEEREAVATVMTGSKAKVRKALQLEVDRLEELKMQNMKKVIEAIRVEVAQYWDKCFYSQEQRQAFAAYYSEDYTENLLQLHDAEIVRLRNYYEVHKELFEGVQKWEESWRLFLEFERKASDPSRFTNRGGNLLKEEKQRAKLQKTLPKLEEELKARIEMWEREHSKAFVVNGQKFMEYVTEQWEMHQLEKERAKQERQLKNKKQTETEMLYGSTPRTPKRRGPTPSTPGKVRKLNTTTMSNATANSSIRPVFSGTVYRSPVSRLPPSGSKPVITSTCSGKKTPRAVKHGANKENLELNGSILSGGYPDSAPPRRNFSINSVASTYSEFAKDPSLSDSSTVGLQGCSINATASIALLSPKGLSPPHRTAFLLMKMSVCQKLGWPDSLPKR; from the exons ATGAGGAGAAG tGAGGTGCTGGCAGAGGAGTCCATAGTATGTCTCCAGAAAGCCCTGAATCACCTTCGGGAAATATGGGAATTGATTGGCATTCCAGAGGACCAGCGGTTACAAAGAACTGAGGTTGTAAAGAAGCACATCAAG GACCTCCTGGATATGATGATTGCTGAAGAGGAAAGCCTGAAGGAAAGACTTATCAAAAGCATAGCCGTCTGTCAAAAAGAGCTGAACACTCTGTGCAGCGAGTTAAATGTCGAGCCTTTTCAT GAAGAAGGAGAGACAACCATCTTGCAACTAGAAAAGGATTTGCGCACTCAGGTGGAACtgaggagaaaacagaaaaaggaaagaaaacaagaactgaaaattcttcaagaacaAGATCAAGAACTGTGTGAAATTCTTTGCATGCCCCATTATGAAATCGACAGCACCTCAGTTCCCAGCTTAGAAGAGCTGAACCAGTTTAGACAACACGTGGCAACTTTGAGGGAAACAAAG GCATCTAGGCGTGAGGAGTTTGTTAACATAAAGAGACAGATCATACTGTGTATGGAGGAATTAGAGCACACGCCAGACACAAGCTTTGAAAGAGACGTGGTGTGTGAAGATGAAGAAGCCTTCTGTTTATCTCTGGAAAATATTGCAACATTACAGAAGTTGCTCCGGCAG CTGGAAGTGCGAATATCACAAAATGAAGCAGTGTGTGAGGGGCTGCGTGCTCAGATACGAGAGCTCTGGGATAGGTTGCAAATACCTGCAGAAGAAAGAGAAGCTGTGGCCACGGTTATGACTGGGTCGAAGGCCAAGGTCCGGAAAGCG ctGCAATTAGAAGTGGATCGGTTGGAAGAACTGAAAATGCAAAACATGAAGAAAGTGATTGAGGCAATCCGAGTGGAGGTGGCTCAGTACTGGGACAAGTGTTTTTACAGCCAGGAGCAGAGACAGGCTTTCGCTGCTTACTACTCTG AGGACTACACAGAAAATCTGCTCCAGCTCCATGATGCCGAGATCGTGCGGTTAAGAAACTACTATGAGGTTCACAAAGAACTCTTTGAAGGTGTCCAGAAGTGGGAAGAGAGCTGGAGGCTTTTCTTAGAATTTGAG AGAAAAGCTTCAGATCCAAGTCGATTTACAAATCGTGGAGGAAATCTTCtaaaagaggaaaagcagagagCCAAGCTCCAAAAAACACTCCCTAAG TTGGAAGAGGAGTTGAAAGCAAGGATTGAAATGTGGGAAAGGGAGCATTCAAAGGCATTTGTGGTGAATGGGCAGAAATTCATGGAGTATGTAACAGAACAGTGGGAGATGCACCAATTGGAGAAAGAGAGAGCCAAGCAGGAACGA caactaaagaacaagaagcagacagagacagagatgctCTACGGCAGTACTCCGCGAACACCCAAGCGGCGAGGACCGACACCCAGCACTCCAGGCAAAGTGCGCAAG CTGAACACTACCACCATGTCCAATGCTACGGCCAACAGCAGCATTCGGCCTGTCTTTTCGGGGACAGTCTACCGCTCTCCTGTGTCTCGACTTCCACCTTCTGGCAGCAAG CCAGTCATCACTTCCACCTGTTCGGGGAAAAAAACACCCCGTGCCGTCAAGCATGGAGCCAACAAGGAGAACCTGGAACTCAATGGCAGCATCCTCAGCGGTGGGTACCCTGACTCGGCCCCCCCACGGCGCAACTTCAGCATTAATTCTGTTGCCAGCACCTATTCTGAGTTTGCG AAGGATCCGTCCCTCTCTGACAGCTCCACTGTTGGGCTTCAG
- the PRC1 gene encoding protein regulator of cytokinesis 1 isoform X2: MRRSEVLAEESIVCLQKALNHLREIWELIGIPEDQRLQRTEVVKKHIKDLLDMMIAEEESLKERLIKSIAVCQKELNTLCSELNVEPFHEEGETTILQLEKDLRTQVELRRKQKKERKQELKILQEQDQELCEILCMPHYEIDSTSVPSLEELNQFRQHVATLRETKASRREEFVNIKRQIILCMEELEHTPDTSFERDVVCEDEEAFCLSLENIATLQKLLRQLEVRISQNEAVCEGLRAQIRELWDRLQIPAEEREAVATVMTGSKAKVRKALQLEVDRLEELKMQNMKKVIEAIRVEVAQYWDKCFYSQEQRQAFAAYYSEDYTENLLQLHDAEIVRLRNYYEVHKELFEGVQKWEESWRLFLEFERKASDPSRFTNRGGNLLKEEKQRAKLQKTLPKLEEELKARIEMWEREHSKAFVVNGQKFMEYVTEQWEMHQLEKERAKQERQLKNKKQTETEMLYGSTPRTPKRRGPTPSTPGKVRKLNTTTMSNATANSSIRPVFSGTVYRSPVSRLPPSGSKPVITSTCSGKKTPRAVKHGANKENLELNGSILSGGYPDSAPPRRNFSINSVASTYSEFADPSLSDSSTVGLQGCSINATASIALLSPKGLSPPHRTAFLLMKMSVCQKLGWPDSLPKR; encoded by the exons ATGAGGAGAAG tGAGGTGCTGGCAGAGGAGTCCATAGTATGTCTCCAGAAAGCCCTGAATCACCTTCGGGAAATATGGGAATTGATTGGCATTCCAGAGGACCAGCGGTTACAAAGAACTGAGGTTGTAAAGAAGCACATCAAG GACCTCCTGGATATGATGATTGCTGAAGAGGAAAGCCTGAAGGAAAGACTTATCAAAAGCATAGCCGTCTGTCAAAAAGAGCTGAACACTCTGTGCAGCGAGTTAAATGTCGAGCCTTTTCAT GAAGAAGGAGAGACAACCATCTTGCAACTAGAAAAGGATTTGCGCACTCAGGTGGAACtgaggagaaaacagaaaaaggaaagaaaacaagaactgaaaattcttcaagaacaAGATCAAGAACTGTGTGAAATTCTTTGCATGCCCCATTATGAAATCGACAGCACCTCAGTTCCCAGCTTAGAAGAGCTGAACCAGTTTAGACAACACGTGGCAACTTTGAGGGAAACAAAG GCATCTAGGCGTGAGGAGTTTGTTAACATAAAGAGACAGATCATACTGTGTATGGAGGAATTAGAGCACACGCCAGACACAAGCTTTGAAAGAGACGTGGTGTGTGAAGATGAAGAAGCCTTCTGTTTATCTCTGGAAAATATTGCAACATTACAGAAGTTGCTCCGGCAG CTGGAAGTGCGAATATCACAAAATGAAGCAGTGTGTGAGGGGCTGCGTGCTCAGATACGAGAGCTCTGGGATAGGTTGCAAATACCTGCAGAAGAAAGAGAAGCTGTGGCCACGGTTATGACTGGGTCGAAGGCCAAGGTCCGGAAAGCG ctGCAATTAGAAGTGGATCGGTTGGAAGAACTGAAAATGCAAAACATGAAGAAAGTGATTGAGGCAATCCGAGTGGAGGTGGCTCAGTACTGGGACAAGTGTTTTTACAGCCAGGAGCAGAGACAGGCTTTCGCTGCTTACTACTCTG AGGACTACACAGAAAATCTGCTCCAGCTCCATGATGCCGAGATCGTGCGGTTAAGAAACTACTATGAGGTTCACAAAGAACTCTTTGAAGGTGTCCAGAAGTGGGAAGAGAGCTGGAGGCTTTTCTTAGAATTTGAG AGAAAAGCTTCAGATCCAAGTCGATTTACAAATCGTGGAGGAAATCTTCtaaaagaggaaaagcagagagCCAAGCTCCAAAAAACACTCCCTAAG TTGGAAGAGGAGTTGAAAGCAAGGATTGAAATGTGGGAAAGGGAGCATTCAAAGGCATTTGTGGTGAATGGGCAGAAATTCATGGAGTATGTAACAGAACAGTGGGAGATGCACCAATTGGAGAAAGAGAGAGCCAAGCAGGAACGA caactaaagaacaagaagcagacagagacagagatgctCTACGGCAGTACTCCGCGAACACCCAAGCGGCGAGGACCGACACCCAGCACTCCAGGCAAAGTGCGCAAG CTGAACACTACCACCATGTCCAATGCTACGGCCAACAGCAGCATTCGGCCTGTCTTTTCGGGGACAGTCTACCGCTCTCCTGTGTCTCGACTTCCACCTTCTGGCAGCAAG CCAGTCATCACTTCCACCTGTTCGGGGAAAAAAACACCCCGTGCCGTCAAGCATGGAGCCAACAAGGAGAACCTGGAACTCAATGGCAGCATCCTCAGCGGTGGGTACCCTGACTCGGCCCCCCCACGGCGCAACTTCAGCATTAATTCTGTTGCCAGCACCTATTCTGAGTTTGCG GATCCGTCCCTCTCTGACAGCTCCACTGTTGGGCTTCAG
- the PRC1 gene encoding protein regulator of cytokinesis 1 isoform X7, which produces MRRSEVLAEESIVCLQKALNHLREIWELIGIPEDQRLQRTEVVKKHIKDLLDMMIAEEESLKERLIKSIAVCQKELNTLCSELNVEPFHEEGETTILQLEKDLRTQVELRRKQKKERKQELKILQEQDQELCEILCMPHYEIDSTSVPSLEELNQFRQHVATLRETKASRREEFVNIKRQIILCMEELEHTPDTSFERDVVCEDEEAFCLSLENIATLQKLLRQLEVRISQNEAVCEGLRAQIRELWDRLQIPAEEREAVATVMTGSKAKVRKALQLEVDRLEELKMQNMKKVIEAIRVEVAQYWDKCFYSQEQRQAFAAYYSEDYTENLLQLHDAEIVRLRNYYEVHKELFEGVQKWEESWRLFLEFERKASDPSRFTNRGGNLLKEEKQRAKLQKTLPKLEEELKARIEMWEREHSKAFVVNGQKFMEYVTEQWEMHQLEKERAKQERQLKNKKQTETEMLYGSTPRTPKRRGPTPSTPGKVRKLNTTTMSNATANSSIRPVFSGTVYRSPVSRLPPSGSKPVITSTCSGKKTPRAVKHGANKENLELNGSILSGGYPDSAPPRRNFSINSVASTYSEFADPSLSDSSTVGLQDSLPPDEDVCVSEVGMA; this is translated from the exons ATGAGGAGAAG tGAGGTGCTGGCAGAGGAGTCCATAGTATGTCTCCAGAAAGCCCTGAATCACCTTCGGGAAATATGGGAATTGATTGGCATTCCAGAGGACCAGCGGTTACAAAGAACTGAGGTTGTAAAGAAGCACATCAAG GACCTCCTGGATATGATGATTGCTGAAGAGGAAAGCCTGAAGGAAAGACTTATCAAAAGCATAGCCGTCTGTCAAAAAGAGCTGAACACTCTGTGCAGCGAGTTAAATGTCGAGCCTTTTCAT GAAGAAGGAGAGACAACCATCTTGCAACTAGAAAAGGATTTGCGCACTCAGGTGGAACtgaggagaaaacagaaaaaggaaagaaaacaagaactgaaaattcttcaagaacaAGATCAAGAACTGTGTGAAATTCTTTGCATGCCCCATTATGAAATCGACAGCACCTCAGTTCCCAGCTTAGAAGAGCTGAACCAGTTTAGACAACACGTGGCAACTTTGAGGGAAACAAAG GCATCTAGGCGTGAGGAGTTTGTTAACATAAAGAGACAGATCATACTGTGTATGGAGGAATTAGAGCACACGCCAGACACAAGCTTTGAAAGAGACGTGGTGTGTGAAGATGAAGAAGCCTTCTGTTTATCTCTGGAAAATATTGCAACATTACAGAAGTTGCTCCGGCAG CTGGAAGTGCGAATATCACAAAATGAAGCAGTGTGTGAGGGGCTGCGTGCTCAGATACGAGAGCTCTGGGATAGGTTGCAAATACCTGCAGAAGAAAGAGAAGCTGTGGCCACGGTTATGACTGGGTCGAAGGCCAAGGTCCGGAAAGCG ctGCAATTAGAAGTGGATCGGTTGGAAGAACTGAAAATGCAAAACATGAAGAAAGTGATTGAGGCAATCCGAGTGGAGGTGGCTCAGTACTGGGACAAGTGTTTTTACAGCCAGGAGCAGAGACAGGCTTTCGCTGCTTACTACTCTG AGGACTACACAGAAAATCTGCTCCAGCTCCATGATGCCGAGATCGTGCGGTTAAGAAACTACTATGAGGTTCACAAAGAACTCTTTGAAGGTGTCCAGAAGTGGGAAGAGAGCTGGAGGCTTTTCTTAGAATTTGAG AGAAAAGCTTCAGATCCAAGTCGATTTACAAATCGTGGAGGAAATCTTCtaaaagaggaaaagcagagagCCAAGCTCCAAAAAACACTCCCTAAG TTGGAAGAGGAGTTGAAAGCAAGGATTGAAATGTGGGAAAGGGAGCATTCAAAGGCATTTGTGGTGAATGGGCAGAAATTCATGGAGTATGTAACAGAACAGTGGGAGATGCACCAATTGGAGAAAGAGAGAGCCAAGCAGGAACGA caactaaagaacaagaagcagacagagacagagatgctCTACGGCAGTACTCCGCGAACACCCAAGCGGCGAGGACCGACACCCAGCACTCCAGGCAAAGTGCGCAAG CTGAACACTACCACCATGTCCAATGCTACGGCCAACAGCAGCATTCGGCCTGTCTTTTCGGGGACAGTCTACCGCTCTCCTGTGTCTCGACTTCCACCTTCTGGCAGCAAG CCAGTCATCACTTCCACCTGTTCGGGGAAAAAAACACCCCGTGCCGTCAAGCATGGAGCCAACAAGGAGAACCTGGAACTCAATGGCAGCATCCTCAGCGGTGGGTACCCTGACTCGGCCCCCCCACGGCGCAACTTCAGCATTAATTCTGTTGCCAGCACCTATTCTGAGTTTGCG GATCCGTCCCTCTCTGACAGCTCCACTGTTGGGCTTCAG
- the PRC1 gene encoding protein regulator of cytokinesis 1 isoform X14 translates to MRRSEVLAEESIVCLQKALNHLREIWELIGIPEDQRLQRTEVVKKHIKDLLDMMIAEEESLKERLIKSIAVCQKELNTLCSELNVEPFHEEGETTILQLEKDLRTQVELRRKQKKERKQELKILQEQDQELCEILCMPHYEIDSTSVPSLEELNQFRQHVATLRETKASRREEFVNIKRQIILCMEELEHTPDTSFERDVVCEDEEAFCLSLENIATLQKLLRQLEVRISQNEAVCEGLRAQIRELWDRLQIPAEEREAVATVMTGSKAKVRKARKASDPSRFTNRGGNLLKEEKQRAKLQKTLPKLEEELKARIEMWEREHSKAFVVNGQKFMEYVTEQWEMHQLEKERAKQERQLKNKKQTETEMLYGSTPRTPKRRGPTPSTPGKVRKLNTTTMSNATANSSIRPVFSGTVYRSPVSRLPPSGSKPVITSTCSGKKTPRAVKHGANKENLELNGSILSGGYPDSAPPRRNFSINSVASTYSEFAKDPSLSDSSTVGLQGCSINATASIALLSPKGLSPPHRTAFLLMKMSVCQKLGWPDSLPKR, encoded by the exons ATGAGGAGAAG tGAGGTGCTGGCAGAGGAGTCCATAGTATGTCTCCAGAAAGCCCTGAATCACCTTCGGGAAATATGGGAATTGATTGGCATTCCAGAGGACCAGCGGTTACAAAGAACTGAGGTTGTAAAGAAGCACATCAAG GACCTCCTGGATATGATGATTGCTGAAGAGGAAAGCCTGAAGGAAAGACTTATCAAAAGCATAGCCGTCTGTCAAAAAGAGCTGAACACTCTGTGCAGCGAGTTAAATGTCGAGCCTTTTCAT GAAGAAGGAGAGACAACCATCTTGCAACTAGAAAAGGATTTGCGCACTCAGGTGGAACtgaggagaaaacagaaaaaggaaagaaaacaagaactgaaaattcttcaagaacaAGATCAAGAACTGTGTGAAATTCTTTGCATGCCCCATTATGAAATCGACAGCACCTCAGTTCCCAGCTTAGAAGAGCTGAACCAGTTTAGACAACACGTGGCAACTTTGAGGGAAACAAAG GCATCTAGGCGTGAGGAGTTTGTTAACATAAAGAGACAGATCATACTGTGTATGGAGGAATTAGAGCACACGCCAGACACAAGCTTTGAAAGAGACGTGGTGTGTGAAGATGAAGAAGCCTTCTGTTTATCTCTGGAAAATATTGCAACATTACAGAAGTTGCTCCGGCAG CTGGAAGTGCGAATATCACAAAATGAAGCAGTGTGTGAGGGGCTGCGTGCTCAGATACGAGAGCTCTGGGATAGGTTGCAAATACCTGCAGAAGAAAGAGAAGCTGTGGCCACGGTTATGACTGGGTCGAAGGCCAAGGTCCGGAAAGCG AGAAAAGCTTCAGATCCAAGTCGATTTACAAATCGTGGAGGAAATCTTCtaaaagaggaaaagcagagagCCAAGCTCCAAAAAACACTCCCTAAG TTGGAAGAGGAGTTGAAAGCAAGGATTGAAATGTGGGAAAGGGAGCATTCAAAGGCATTTGTGGTGAATGGGCAGAAATTCATGGAGTATGTAACAGAACAGTGGGAGATGCACCAATTGGAGAAAGAGAGAGCCAAGCAGGAACGA caactaaagaacaagaagcagacagagacagagatgctCTACGGCAGTACTCCGCGAACACCCAAGCGGCGAGGACCGACACCCAGCACTCCAGGCAAAGTGCGCAAG CTGAACACTACCACCATGTCCAATGCTACGGCCAACAGCAGCATTCGGCCTGTCTTTTCGGGGACAGTCTACCGCTCTCCTGTGTCTCGACTTCCACCTTCTGGCAGCAAG CCAGTCATCACTTCCACCTGTTCGGGGAAAAAAACACCCCGTGCCGTCAAGCATGGAGCCAACAAGGAGAACCTGGAACTCAATGGCAGCATCCTCAGCGGTGGGTACCCTGACTCGGCCCCCCCACGGCGCAACTTCAGCATTAATTCTGTTGCCAGCACCTATTCTGAGTTTGCG AAGGATCCGTCCCTCTCTGACAGCTCCACTGTTGGGCTTCAG
- the PRC1 gene encoding protein regulator of cytokinesis 1 isoform X9, translated as MRRSEVLAEESIVCLQKALNHLREIWELIGIPEDQRLQRTEVVKKHIKDLLDMMIAEEESLKERLIKSIAVCQKELNTLCSELNVEPFHEEGETTILQLEKDLRTQVELRRKQKKERKQELKILQEQDQELCEILCMPHYEIDSTSVPSLEELNQFRQHVATLRETKASRREEFVNIKRQIILCMEELEHTPDTSFERDVVCEDEEAFCLSLENIATLQKLLRQLEVRISQNEAVCEGLRAQIRELWDRLQIPAEEREAVATVMTGSKAKVRKALQLEVDRLEELKMQNMKKVIEAIRVEVAQYWDKCFYSQEQRQAFAAYYSEDYTENLLQLHDAEIVRLRNYYEVHKELFEGVQKWEESWRLFLEFERKASDPSRFTNRGGNLLKEEKQRAKLQKTLPKLEEELKARIEMWEREHSKAFVVNGQKFMEYVTEQWEMHQLEKERAKQERQLKNKKQTETEMLYGSTPRTPKRRGPTPSTPGKVRKLNTTTMSNATANSSIRPVFSGTVYRSPVSRLPPSGSKPVITSTCSGKKTPRAVKHGANKENLELNGSILSGGYPDSAPPRRNFSINSVASTYSEFADSLPPDEDVCVSEVGMA; from the exons ATGAGGAGAAG tGAGGTGCTGGCAGAGGAGTCCATAGTATGTCTCCAGAAAGCCCTGAATCACCTTCGGGAAATATGGGAATTGATTGGCATTCCAGAGGACCAGCGGTTACAAAGAACTGAGGTTGTAAAGAAGCACATCAAG GACCTCCTGGATATGATGATTGCTGAAGAGGAAAGCCTGAAGGAAAGACTTATCAAAAGCATAGCCGTCTGTCAAAAAGAGCTGAACACTCTGTGCAGCGAGTTAAATGTCGAGCCTTTTCAT GAAGAAGGAGAGACAACCATCTTGCAACTAGAAAAGGATTTGCGCACTCAGGTGGAACtgaggagaaaacagaaaaaggaaagaaaacaagaactgaaaattcttcaagaacaAGATCAAGAACTGTGTGAAATTCTTTGCATGCCCCATTATGAAATCGACAGCACCTCAGTTCCCAGCTTAGAAGAGCTGAACCAGTTTAGACAACACGTGGCAACTTTGAGGGAAACAAAG GCATCTAGGCGTGAGGAGTTTGTTAACATAAAGAGACAGATCATACTGTGTATGGAGGAATTAGAGCACACGCCAGACACAAGCTTTGAAAGAGACGTGGTGTGTGAAGATGAAGAAGCCTTCTGTTTATCTCTGGAAAATATTGCAACATTACAGAAGTTGCTCCGGCAG CTGGAAGTGCGAATATCACAAAATGAAGCAGTGTGTGAGGGGCTGCGTGCTCAGATACGAGAGCTCTGGGATAGGTTGCAAATACCTGCAGAAGAAAGAGAAGCTGTGGCCACGGTTATGACTGGGTCGAAGGCCAAGGTCCGGAAAGCG ctGCAATTAGAAGTGGATCGGTTGGAAGAACTGAAAATGCAAAACATGAAGAAAGTGATTGAGGCAATCCGAGTGGAGGTGGCTCAGTACTGGGACAAGTGTTTTTACAGCCAGGAGCAGAGACAGGCTTTCGCTGCTTACTACTCTG AGGACTACACAGAAAATCTGCTCCAGCTCCATGATGCCGAGATCGTGCGGTTAAGAAACTACTATGAGGTTCACAAAGAACTCTTTGAAGGTGTCCAGAAGTGGGAAGAGAGCTGGAGGCTTTTCTTAGAATTTGAG AGAAAAGCTTCAGATCCAAGTCGATTTACAAATCGTGGAGGAAATCTTCtaaaagaggaaaagcagagagCCAAGCTCCAAAAAACACTCCCTAAG TTGGAAGAGGAGTTGAAAGCAAGGATTGAAATGTGGGAAAGGGAGCATTCAAAGGCATTTGTGGTGAATGGGCAGAAATTCATGGAGTATGTAACAGAACAGTGGGAGATGCACCAATTGGAGAAAGAGAGAGCCAAGCAGGAACGA caactaaagaacaagaagcagacagagacagagatgctCTACGGCAGTACTCCGCGAACACCCAAGCGGCGAGGACCGACACCCAGCACTCCAGGCAAAGTGCGCAAG CTGAACACTACCACCATGTCCAATGCTACGGCCAACAGCAGCATTCGGCCTGTCTTTTCGGGGACAGTCTACCGCTCTCCTGTGTCTCGACTTCCACCTTCTGGCAGCAAG CCAGTCATCACTTCCACCTGTTCGGGGAAAAAAACACCCCGTGCCGTCAAGCATGGAGCCAACAAGGAGAACCTGGAACTCAATGGCAGCATCCTCAGCGGTGGGTACCCTGACTCGGCCCCCCCACGGCGCAACTTCAGCATTAATTCTGTTGCCAGCACCTATTCTGAGTTTGCG
- the PRC1 gene encoding protein regulator of cytokinesis 1 isoform X4, whose translation MRRSEVLAEESIVCLQKALNHLREIWELIGIPEDQRLQRTEVVKKHIKDLLDMMIAEEESLKERLIKSIAVCQKELNTLCSELNVEPFHEEGETTILQLEKDLRTQVELRRKQKKERKQELKILQEQDQELCEILCMPHYEIDSTSVPSLEELNQFRQHVATLRETKASRREEFVNIKRQIILCMEELEHTPDTSFERDVVCEDEEAFCLSLENIATLQKLLRQLEVRISQNEAVCEGLRAQIRELWDRLQIPAEEREAVATVMTGSKAKVRKALQLEVDRLEELKMQNMKKVIEAIRVEVAQYWDKCFYSQEQRQAFAAYYSEDYTENLLQLHDAEIVRLRNYYEVHKELFEGVQKWEESWRLFLEFERKASDPSRFTNRGGNLLKEEKQRAKLQKTLPKLEEELKARIEMWEREHSKAFVVNGQKFMEYVTEQWEMHQLEKERAKQERQLKNKKQTETEMLYGSTPRTPKRRGPTPSTPGKVRKLNTTTMSNATANSSIRPVFSGTVYRSPVSRLPPSGSKPVITSTCSGKKTPRAVKHGANKENLELNGSILSGGYPDSAPPRRNFSINSVASTYSEFAKDPSLSDSSTVGLQRELSKASKSDAASRILNSTNIQS comes from the exons ATGAGGAGAAG tGAGGTGCTGGCAGAGGAGTCCATAGTATGTCTCCAGAAAGCCCTGAATCACCTTCGGGAAATATGGGAATTGATTGGCATTCCAGAGGACCAGCGGTTACAAAGAACTGAGGTTGTAAAGAAGCACATCAAG GACCTCCTGGATATGATGATTGCTGAAGAGGAAAGCCTGAAGGAAAGACTTATCAAAAGCATAGCCGTCTGTCAAAAAGAGCTGAACACTCTGTGCAGCGAGTTAAATGTCGAGCCTTTTCAT GAAGAAGGAGAGACAACCATCTTGCAACTAGAAAAGGATTTGCGCACTCAGGTGGAACtgaggagaaaacagaaaaaggaaagaaaacaagaactgaaaattcttcaagaacaAGATCAAGAACTGTGTGAAATTCTTTGCATGCCCCATTATGAAATCGACAGCACCTCAGTTCCCAGCTTAGAAGAGCTGAACCAGTTTAGACAACACGTGGCAACTTTGAGGGAAACAAAG GCATCTAGGCGTGAGGAGTTTGTTAACATAAAGAGACAGATCATACTGTGTATGGAGGAATTAGAGCACACGCCAGACACAAGCTTTGAAAGAGACGTGGTGTGTGAAGATGAAGAAGCCTTCTGTTTATCTCTGGAAAATATTGCAACATTACAGAAGTTGCTCCGGCAG CTGGAAGTGCGAATATCACAAAATGAAGCAGTGTGTGAGGGGCTGCGTGCTCAGATACGAGAGCTCTGGGATAGGTTGCAAATACCTGCAGAAGAAAGAGAAGCTGTGGCCACGGTTATGACTGGGTCGAAGGCCAAGGTCCGGAAAGCG ctGCAATTAGAAGTGGATCGGTTGGAAGAACTGAAAATGCAAAACATGAAGAAAGTGATTGAGGCAATCCGAGTGGAGGTGGCTCAGTACTGGGACAAGTGTTTTTACAGCCAGGAGCAGAGACAGGCTTTCGCTGCTTACTACTCTG AGGACTACACAGAAAATCTGCTCCAGCTCCATGATGCCGAGATCGTGCGGTTAAGAAACTACTATGAGGTTCACAAAGAACTCTTTGAAGGTGTCCAGAAGTGGGAAGAGAGCTGGAGGCTTTTCTTAGAATTTGAG AGAAAAGCTTCAGATCCAAGTCGATTTACAAATCGTGGAGGAAATCTTCtaaaagaggaaaagcagagagCCAAGCTCCAAAAAACACTCCCTAAG TTGGAAGAGGAGTTGAAAGCAAGGATTGAAATGTGGGAAAGGGAGCATTCAAAGGCATTTGTGGTGAATGGGCAGAAATTCATGGAGTATGTAACAGAACAGTGGGAGATGCACCAATTGGAGAAAGAGAGAGCCAAGCAGGAACGA caactaaagaacaagaagcagacagagacagagatgctCTACGGCAGTACTCCGCGAACACCCAAGCGGCGAGGACCGACACCCAGCACTCCAGGCAAAGTGCGCAAG CTGAACACTACCACCATGTCCAATGCTACGGCCAACAGCAGCATTCGGCCTGTCTTTTCGGGGACAGTCTACCGCTCTCCTGTGTCTCGACTTCCACCTTCTGGCAGCAAG CCAGTCATCACTTCCACCTGTTCGGGGAAAAAAACACCCCGTGCCGTCAAGCATGGAGCCAACAAGGAGAACCTGGAACTCAATGGCAGCATCCTCAGCGGTGGGTACCCTGACTCGGCCCCCCCACGGCGCAACTTCAGCATTAATTCTGTTGCCAGCACCTATTCTGAGTTTGCG AAGGATCCGTCCCTCTCTGACAGCTCCACTGTTGGGCTTCAG